Within the Salvia hispanica cultivar TCC Black 2014 chromosome 4, UniMelb_Shisp_WGS_1.0, whole genome shotgun sequence genome, the region CCTAACGTTTCTCCGGTGCAGGGAGCTGGAACCTATATTTTTCGGGTTGATGATAATCGTGTTTTAGATGCCACCAAAGCGGGAAGCATAGCACAGTTGATTAACCACTCATGTGAAGTATGTGTTGAATTTAGCAGCTTTATCGTTTATTTTTAAGTTCCTGCAGAAGACTAACTGTTTCCTCTTTCAGTCAAACTGTTATTCAAGAGTAATTACTGTCAATGACAACAACCACATAATTATATTCGCGAAGCGAGATATCAATTATGGCGAAGAACTAACATATGATTACAGGTTTTCTACCTCATCCAGctattatacttttttttatcaacaagTGTACTCATGTTTTCTTGTGTGGCAGATTTTCTTCAATTGGTGAACGACTAGCTTGTCATTGTGGATCTTCTAGATGCCGGGGTACAGTGAATGACATCGAGTCTGAAGAAAGACTAAAAAAGCTACATGTACCCAGCAGTGAATTGACAGATTGGAAAGGAGAATAAAAGAGGTCAGTTATTCCATATAGTCTTCTATAATatctataatataataatgaatACTTCAAGAGCCTTTTGCTTGACAATGGTGGAGTctgtaataaaatgaagaattttatttgcaatttttgttTGCATCTGTTGTTGAAAATTCAGTGTCTACGTGATACACTGCTGCCTTACTGAATTCCTTCCTTGTCTAAACCCGTATATGCAACACTGTTTCTCACGCAGATTCTTATGCCGCCACTGCTTATCAATAAAATCActaatttgaaaatcaataaaccatgtttggtatgatggaatggaatgagggtggaataaaatgttaatttctTTGGATTTCCTTTGCATTCCATTCCCtcattcattccatcacaccaaacaaatgaatagaatggaagTAGGAATCAGAGTTTACTAGCCTGGAATGCTTAAGGTCTACTTTCCGCATCTTTTTATTCTAATGCACGATGCATCATCCGATTCAGAAAGTTCCACATTCGTTACTCATCTTAAAACCTTTCAATCTCCGtgttccttctctctctcactatttttaaaattataagtcTGATCAAATTGGTTAGTGATACAACAACTTGTGCTTCTTAATATCTCTTCATATGGGTTGTGCGTCCGTCCATTTTCTTGGACTGTAATACTTGCAAGATGAGAGTTACACTTGTATTTCTGGCACTGATGGGTGtttgcatatatttatatcgTGCAGAAGCTCTTTTTGGCGCACCATGGAATCGGGGAAGAGTACAAAAGATGTTGCCGTGGCGGCCATGGCGGAGCTAGAGATGTTGTACCTTAGTATTTTTCCCAAAAACTACAGTATATTGATACATATGACCAATAAGGATCCCCAATTCTTATATAATTCTCATGtctgtaaaaaagaaaaggttttGCCTCTGATTGAGAGGTGATGCCTTTTATCAGTTGGCAGAAGCCCACAATGCTTGCATCAttcttctttaattaaaaaaaaaaaaccacagTTTAGTTAATATCTGTTTGTCCCTTTCGTTATTTTGAGGTTGAGTTTTTGGGTAAATTTTGATTCTATGCTATATTATTTCGATTCGACCAGTAGACCTCGAATCATGATAACAGTGAAAAtgtatttaaatgaattttttttagaagaaTCTAGTGAAACAAAGGCAAAATCACAGTGATTTGTATCTGTGAATTAGtctatttatattactactaagAGCATGTGCAATAGCGGACGAACGCACAccctagcgaccggctagctgCTCGGACGTCGCGTTCGTCTGCTATCGGAGTCGGCGAAAGCGGGACGGACGAGCGGTCGTCCGCGGTGGGATGGTGTTAGCCGATGGTCTCATTTTTGGTATatgattggagatggtctaataCAAATTTGCATACGTTGAAATGTCCGAAAAATCACAACCTAATTGATAAGAAGACGGTTCGGCTCCAATTAATACCTAAGGTAGATAACGAACCATTATTGATTCTATGGGCCTATTCAAAAACAAAGGAAGCCCACTATCCATTATCGATAATATGGGCCTATTCAATAACAAAAAAGCCCACTATCCAAAGGCTACACAAAAAACCTCGGAGATTCTGAAATTAGGGTTGTGTTGATTTGtgttgatttcatttttccaaatcATCTCTCACATCTCTTGGAATCATGGCTAACAGTGCGTatgctcttcttcttcttctctttctgTTCATCAATTTTTGTTTGGGATTTTGATGGATTTATTGCTATGCAGCTGCAACGAGGTCTTTCCTGCAAGTGGCGGTCACGGAGGAGGCCACGCCGCCGCTCAGAGTCGTCCAGATCGAAGGACTGGTATGTTTATTGTTAGGAAACAGTTATCGGTGTGAAGTAAAAAATTTTacattgtttgattttgatttttttgttatttataagATATAGTCTTATGTTTTGGACCTATCAATTGCATTTGAGCTTGATTGCTACCCGACGATTGCTACAGTTATCGAATTGCGTTTCTAATACGTTATGCTTGTAAAATATGGTTCAGGTTATTCTGAAGATAATTAAGCACTGCAAGGAGTTCTCGCCGGCTCTGGTTACTGGGCAGCTGCTTGGTTTGGACGTTGGTAGTGTTCTCGAAGTCACTAATTGCTTCCCGTTTCCGGTGTGTAAATTGCTTCAGcttatcatatttattggaCGACTGCgtattttgataattatattgttttcatACTACATATTTGTGTATAATGTTGCAGATCCGTGAGGAAGATGAGGAGGTTGAAGCTGAAGGTGCTAATTATCAGCTGGAGATGATGAGATGCCTAAGGGAGGTTAATGTAGACAACAATACTGTTGGTTGGTAAGTATTCTCCTTGCTTAAGTCCTCCAAAACATCCAATTCTTgtattttgtgaagaaaaggaaaagaataagaaaagaagagaagataggagaaaaatgcaaaaaaccTCTAAACTGAAAAGGTCGCAGTTCACGTGCCCTGACCCTATATTCTGAAAGAATTGCGAAGTTAATCCCAAAAACTGAAAGGCTGTCCAATTTGATCCCGAATTTGGAAATCTCTCACTATCAGCTAAGCTGCAATATTTCGGGGTCTACTAAGATGTCTAGTCTAGGTTTTAGTGGCCTTATCAAGCGAGTCAGAAAACTAAGTTCCAGGATTAGAATGTCTGATGTGCATTAATAGTTGGCTGTTAGGATTTTCTAGGCTTTATCCGTGAACAATGTCTACAAGCATTCAGTGGGATATAGTCTCATGGCATTTTCAATGAAAGAAAACTGGTAATCATACAATGTTAACATactgttattttctttacattcTCATGTGATAATCCTTCCAGGTATCAATCAACTATGTTTGGCTCTTTCCAGACAGTGGAATTGATAGAGACTTTTATGAATTACCAGGTAGTCTCTCACCTATTGCTAGATCATGTTGTGCTTTGGTTGTTCGTCTCCAGACTGCCACTCGCATTGGCTATAGTTGATGTGATCACATCCTAATATTTCTGCTTGATATGCATTTTTGGCGTATTCGCTAATAGTGTTTAGTCTTGCTTGTCTAACATGTTACTAAATTGATGACAGGAAAATATAAGAAGATGTGTATGCATCATTTATGACCCTTCAAGAGCTAATCAAGGTGTCCTAGCGTTGAAGGCACTGAAGCTTTCTGATACATTCATGGAGCTTTATCGCACAAATAACTTCAAAGGAGAGAAGTATGTGCTTATTTTCTATTGCccttaaaaaatgtgaaactCATCCTTTTCATGAATTCAAATGCAGTAATGCACAGTCTGTATCTTACATTTGCTTTCCTCACAGGTTGAGGGAGAAAAATCTTTCCTTTGTGGATATTTTTGAAGAGATTCCTgtaagtgatctattttttatttctgagTTTGACTAAAATTGCCAAATTATTCttctaaaacatttttttgttctaTTTCGGGATAAGAAGCAAGAGTTTATTAAGAATCTAAATGGATCTTAATTTAGTATAGAATAAGTTTTCGATGATCTAGTTGAGGGTCCAATAGAGAGAAAGCTTAATCCATGGCATAAGTGATGAATACCTAATTTTGATATTCCAGACTCcttcataaaatatgattttgcAATATGAATATTTAGAAGCTTCTATCTATGATTTTGTTGATAGCCAATCAAAAACTTGGAATTGATTCGTCGTTGGGGTTGACATATGTATCTTGTGTTGAAGGTTAAGTTGGGTAGATTTGTGTTTCTATTCTTTTCATGGAacaaaaaattgcattttGATTGCTGGTTGTAAACAACTTTTGATTTCAAACTGACACTCTAAGCAATATGTTAAACTATTAACTGGTCCTTTCATTTTCCAGATCAAGGTTTCAAACTCTGCTCTAATCAGCGCATTTATGACTGAGCTCGAGGCAGATACTCCAGTCACACAGGTAATCTAGTTTCGACGTAGTTGATCCTTTTACTTTTCCTTAGTGTGCAATAATTAATTCTTAGTCTATTTGGTCAGTGTGATTATGATAGACTGCATCTCTCAACCAGTCCCATTTTAGAGAGAAATGTGGAGTTTCTAATTGAATGCATGGATGACTTGTCAATGGAACAACAAAAGGTCAGTATCTATCTTTGCAAATGGGTGTGTATGCTTGGCCAATGACATGATATGACCCTTCTTTCTCCAGTTCCAATTCTACTACAGGAATCTGTCTCGTCAAGAAGCACAGAAGCAGGCCTGGCTTCAGAAGAGAAGGTAATGTTATGCTGTACACCCAAGTTAATTATCTGAGCATGCTCTTCCCTACTAAGATTACAGGTGTTGTGGGTTCTGTCAAAAATgcattaacttttttccttGTAGGGCTGAAAATGTTGCGCGGAAGAATGCAGGGGAAGAGCCATTACCTGAGGAGGATCCCACAAACCCTATCTTCAAGCCTATTCCCGAGCCATCAAGATTGGATAGTTTCCTCGTAACAAATCAAATTGCAAACTATTGCAACCAAATCAATGGGTATAGTGTAAACCTTCTGCAAGTTTGTTTTCAGTTTGCTTTATGGATTGCTTATTCGCTGTTTATAGCTCTTGTACTTGATATTTCATCTTAATGCATGGTTTGCAGAGTGGCTGGACAAAGCTTTAGCAGACTGTATCTGATGAAGGCTCTTCATGAGAAGTAAACGCGGTCTTCTATCGCCACTCGTGGTTTTGTAACTTAGCAGACGAGTTTacctatttttaagggacggagaGAGATTATCATTTCTGTGAACGTGGACAATCATAACATACACTTGATGATTTTAGTTAAATTGAATATTCTCACTCTAGTCTATTGTAGTTTCCTATATTCATACAAACAGGTATACATCCAATAATAGGCAATTTCATGAAAATCACTACAAATACTTGGGCATAACAGAGTAATCTAATCTAAAAGGTTTCACTCTAAAGATGGACTTGTAGCTAAATATTTCATCTTAAAATCACTATACGTTTTGGCAATTCCATGAAAATTAGTACAAATAgcaacaaattttcaattgaaacCAAAGTGGATCTAATATGAAAGGTTTCACTTGGGAGTTTTACATCACAATATTATAGGATGCACATATTATAACCACCACAAGTTGTGGAAACAATCAATCTGTGTACTTATATCTATACAAACAGCTATTTACACCATCTAATGTAATGCTACAAAACACAAAAGTCACAGCCAACTTCTGAGATTTTATGGTCATTTTTCAGTGTTTCCTATACTGAGTTGTTTTTGGTGAGAATGGTAGTAGTAGTCATTGTATCAAACCATGCAACACAGCCATCATCTGTAAGAGGAATACGACACGGAGGCTGAATCTCGAACCATGGGACAGAGTGTGAGCTCCCACGAGATGTACTGAACCAGTGATTTCATCCTTTATTTGGATACTCGAGGAGCCTGACAAACATTGATACCGATAATGAGGTCAAACCGAAGGCTAAAAGTGATAATAACGAATGCTTATAACACTTACAGTTATATTCAGTCCATCCAATTGCTTGCTTTTCGAGGTCATAAAGGACCAGCTTGTTGGCAAGAACCAGATCTGCCAAAATTAGACCGAGCTAAATACAAAACTGAGAACATTACcagagaataatatagtactTAACACActtaaaaatgtgaataatttTGCAAATAAGCTTAAATTTCTTATAACATGCTGCTTGCTACctcagaaattaaaaataatgacaaTCAGGGTAAAAGAATAGAAACTactggaaaaataagagcatTGGTGCATTCAATCCAGTAAACTTCATATTTCACACGGGATGCAAAAGGTTTCAGATCATGGCGTCAAAGTAACAGATGTAACAACAAATGAAAATCGAATGGGATCTGGAGTTAGAAAAATTGTGGCTCAGAAATTCTAAGGTACATTGAGCAGCTCttgtttaaaaaatgttagcaACATGTTCATGAGCTACATGAACCTACTAATGACAACACGGGGAGACAGATTTATCTATAGATGAAAGATTGAACTGCTCCTTCAAGGGagatgaattaaataaatcttttattaATCTAAATAGATTGATGATAAGAGATTGCAAGGTCTTACCTCCTAAAAGTGTAATATTCTGTTTATCCGGGGATTCCAAGCCACTGTTTTGCCACCCAATGCACATCAAGTCTTCCTGCCCAGAAATAACAAGACAAGGGGAGGGCAAAAAACATATTACAGTGGGCAAGAACTAGTTGCAAATTTCAGAGCAATGATGATATATTGTTGCTGTGGTAAATGTATACAGATCATTTTAGTGGAAACACAAAAGTTTGAAGAAATTACTCTATATCTAATCCAATCACTTATAAAGTAGTAAGAAACTATAACCTAGTTACCCTATCCATTAAAACGTTTGTCTACGGAAATTCAAGCGCTGGTGCATTTAAGAATTCGCTTGCCTTCTAGGACCAACCTCTCTAGAGTAATTGTTAATCCGACATTTACCAGAAACAATTTTCATATACTTTTTCGGctgtaaatttaaatgaagGGCAAAGATATTTACATGCAGTAAAGAAATTAATGCAAACGTAAGATGCAATCTACC harbors:
- the LOC125222918 gene encoding eukaryotic translation initiation factor 3 subunit H, which codes for MANTATRSFLQVAVTEEATPPLRVVQIEGLVILKIIKHCKEFSPALVTGQLLGLDVGSVLEVTNCFPFPIREEDEEVEAEGANYQLEMMRCLREVNVDNNTVGWYQSTMFGSFQTVELIETFMNYQENIRRCVCIIYDPSRANQGVLALKALKLSDTFMELYRTNNFKGEKLREKNLSFVDIFEEIPIKVSNSALISAFMTELEADTPVTQCDYDRLHLSTSPILERNVEFLIECMDDLSMEQQKFQFYYRNLSRQEAQKQAWLQKRRAENVARKNAGEEPLPEEDPTNPIFKPIPEPSRLDSFLVTNQIANYCNQINGVAGQSFSRLYLMKALHEK